The nucleotide window TGGAAATATCCACGCAAGCGGGTCTATTAGTGTTCATGATAACGTTATGTGGAATGTGTCACCTTACGTTGCAGTAGGATCAGGCTCAAACATATTAGGACCGTCAGATCACAGTGTTGAGAATTGGGTAGCAAAAGGGTACGGATACGGCTCTCTTGACAACTAATTCAACAAACACGATGAGACGTTGCAAATTAAGAGTTCTGCAACATAAAGGTGCAACATAAAGTACCGAATTGTATAGTTCGAGCTGTATAGTTCGAACATCTTCAGTTTTTGCAGAACAACGGAAGAGGAGAGAAAAAGTTGTGGCTTATTTTGCCCACAAATAATTATCTGGAAGAAAGTGGACATGAAACTGTTTCCTCTTTCTTTAATTCACTTTTATTCTTCTTTCTTTAGTTCACTTTTATTTTTCTTTGATTCACTTTTATTCTTCTTTCTTTGATTCACTTTTATTCTTCTTTCTTTGATTCACTTTTATTCTTCTTTCTTTGATTCACTTTTATTCCTCTCTCTTTAATTCACTTTTACTTTTATTTTTGTATCTTTTTATGCCTGCTGAACACCATACGCAGTTTTTTACATTATCTAGACATATCTTCCTTGAAAATTATATAGATTGATTACTCATAATAAGTATCATATATTAGGCAGTTAATAATTATAGCCAGTTGTGTATTAAGAAAATGCCTAAAGAAAACTAAGTTTTCCGTTTTTACTTTTTTTACCGAAAAATCCTGGGAATTTTTAAACGGATTGATTGATCCAGCTCCTGTAAATGAAAATTTTCCTTATTAGGGAATTTACGAGTCCGATATTACGAGTCCGATATTTAAAAGAAATATCAAAATTAGGAGCGTATCCGGTATTTTAGACTAGGCATTCTAAATAAACCTGGAGGAATATAAATGGGGAACAAACGAAAGTTGTGTTCATTAGCCTTAGTTTCAACATTTATGATTTTACTTTTAATAATTGTTTCATCCATAGCATCTGCAACTACTGAACAGAATGCTCAGCTCAAGATCATTGAGACTCGAATAACCACCAGTGAATCAGCAATTCATTCGGCAGTTTATGGTGAGAAGATAGTGTGGGAAGACTATCGCAATGAAGATTCTACGAGTATCTACATGTACAATCTCTCCACTCACAAAGAATCTCAAATCACTAATAATGAATCAAACCAGTGTTATCCAGCCATCTACGATGACAAAATCATGTATGAGGACGATCGTAATGGAAATTGGGATATCTATATGTACGATTTATCCAATTCCAAAGAAACTCAGATAACCACCAATACATCAGATCAGTACTATCCTGCAATCTACGGTAACAAGATAGTGTGGCAAGATTGGCGCAATGATAATGGAAGTCAGACTAATAGTGATATCTACATGTACAATCTTTCTACTAAAAAAGAAACTCAGATAACCACTAATACAGCAGATTCATGTTATCCTATAATTTATGGTAGCAAGATAGTATGGATGGACGATAGCAATGACGAGTATTTTCTACGCGGTGATATCTACATTTACGATTTATCCACTAAAAAGCAAACCCAGATTACAACAAGTGGAGCAGCCCGCTATCCTAAAATCTATGGTAATAGGATAATCTGGGATGATCGTCAGAATATCTCAGTGTATGACCTATCTACTCACAATGAAACTATAATTAGCGTCTATGGGGATATGGGATCTACTGCTATCTATGGTGATAAAATAGTATGGGGGGAAGGATGTCCTCCCGAAGCTGGGGATTGCCAGATGTACGATCTCTATATGTACAATCTCTCCACTTCCAAAAAGATTCAGCTCACAGACAACGGATCACCGAAGGGTAAGGTCTCTATGTTTCAGAATAGGATAACTTGGACAGATTATCGAAATTTTGTAAATAACCCATACCAAGACCCATATTCAAATCCAGATATTTATCTGATAACTCTTGATTCAATCTCTCCGGTTGCTGCTTTTTCGGCATATCCAACCTCAGGAAAAGCACCATTGATTGTGAAATTTACCGACAAAAGTGCAGACTCGCCAACAAAATGGAAATGGAATTTTGGAGACGGAACAACTTCAACCAAACAGAGCCCAACTCATAAGTATTCCAAATTAGGAAGTTATACTGTTAAACTTACAGCAACAAATGCTGAAGGTAGTAACACAGCAACAAAAACAGATTATATAAAAGTGGTAACAAAACCGGTTGCAATCTTCTCTGCGAAACCTACCTCAGGAAAAGCGCCATTAACTGTTGTTTTTACTGATAAAAGTACAGGAATAGTAACTAAGTGGAAATGGAGTTTTGGAGACGGAAAAACTTCAACTCAGCAGAATCCGAAACATCAATATCTACAGGAAGGAAACTATAAAATTACACTTACAGTAAGCAATGCAGCAGGCAGCAATACTATAACGAAGACAAATTTCATAAAAGTGACAACAAATACAAGACCGGGAATATACTCCGAAAGCAAATAAACTCTTAAATTAAAAATTATGAAAAAGATTGATACTAGAGGAGTGGGAGATTACTTATTAAATCTGACAAAAGGATTACGTTTCCCTTTTTTCCCAGATATGAAATTTAAACGTTTTTTGCCAAATCTGAGACTTAACCTTCTCTTTTTGATTTTAAGTGATTTATAATGCTTTAAATAATTCGACCTTTAAATCGATTTTAGACTTTTAATTAGTACTTACAATTGAAGTGTTCTCAGTTAGTATCTACAATTTAGCTGAGAAAGATAATGACGCTAAAACTTGAATTGCTTTAATAATAAAACATTGATTAAATATTAACTTAGTTTTACAGATTAAATAATTGAGAATAAAACATTGATTAAATATTAACTCAGTTTTACAGATTAAATAATTGAGAATAAAACATTGATTAAATATTAACCTGATTTTACAGATTAAATAATTGATAATAAAAATATAATAAACTTGAAAAGTGCTTTATATAAGGACAAGATATCACTATTTTTGGAGAATTTTTGCAAATTTTTTACTTTCTTGTAGAGAAAATTTCACAGCCGACCATTTGAAAAAGTTGAGGGAGAATTTTGAAGATCCCACCGTATATTGAAAATATCACAATAACGAAAGATAGAGGAGTAGGATAAATGAAAACTAACAAAAAATTGAATTCAGTAGCTTTGACATCAATAGCTCTGATTTTATTTTTAATTTTCGTTTCATCTGCGGCATCAGCAGCTACTGAGCGAAGTACTTCGTCTCTTGGGAAATATGCATATATTACAAACGAGTTGGACAGTACTCTCTCCATAATTGACACAACAACAAACACTGTCACAGCTACCGTGCCTGCAGGAAACGAACCTGCTGCAGTTGCAGTTAACCCGGATGGGACAAAGGTATATGTGGCGAATTTTTACCTGTGGAACGATGAAACTATCCTTTCAGAATCAACTGACACAAAGTTAGCATTCTTAGAGAGAACAGCGGAACATGTGGCAAGCGATGAAGGAGCCATCTCTGTAATTGACA belongs to Methanosarcina barkeri 3 and includes:
- a CDS encoding PKD domain-containing protein — its product is MGNKRKLCSLALVSTFMILLLIIVSSIASATTEQNAQLKIIETRITTSESAIHSAVYGEKIVWEDYRNEDSTSIYMYNLSTHKESQITNNESNQCYPAIYDDKIMYEDDRNGNWDIYMYDLSNSKETQITTNTSDQYYPAIYGNKIVWQDWRNDNGSQTNSDIYMYNLSTKKETQITTNTADSCYPIIYGSKIVWMDDSNDEYFLRGDIYIYDLSTKKQTQITTSGAARYPKIYGNRIIWDDRQNISVYDLSTHNETIISVYGDMGSTAIYGDKIVWGEGCPPEAGDCQMYDLYMYNLSTSKKIQLTDNGSPKGKVSMFQNRITWTDYRNFVNNPYQDPYSNPDIYLITLDSISPVAAFSAYPTSGKAPLIVKFTDKSADSPTKWKWNFGDGTTSTKQSPTHKYSKLGSYTVKLTATNAEGSNTATKTDYIKVVTKPVAIFSAKPTSGKAPLTVVFTDKSTGIVTKWKWSFGDGKTSTQQNPKHQYLQEGNYKITLTVSNAAGSNTITKTNFIKVTTNTRPGIYSESK